The following are encoded in a window of Cervus canadensis isolate Bull #8, Minnesota chromosome 11, ASM1932006v1, whole genome shotgun sequence genomic DNA:
- the LOC122449240 gene encoding 60S ribosomal protein L36a-like, with translation MPTLLSQTRLNVPKTHQTFCKNCDKHQPHKGTQDRKGKDSPPAWGEWHHAREQSDYGGQTRPIFRQKAKTTKKIVLQLECIKPNYKRILAKRYKHFELGGDKKRKRQMIPF, from the coding sequence ATGCCGACACTGCTCTCACAAACACGCTTGAATGTTCCTAAAACCCACCAGACTTTCTGTAAGAACTGTGACAAGCACCAACCGCACAAAGGGACACAGGACAGGAAGGGCAAGGATTCTCCGCCTGCCTGGGGAGAGTGGCATCATGCCAGGGAGCAGAGTGACTATGGTGGCCAGACTAGGCCAATTTTCCGGCAAAAGGCTAAAACTACAAAGAAGATTGTGCTCCAGCTCGAATGCATTAAGCCCAACTACAAGAGAATCTTGGCTAAGAGGTACAAGCATTTTGAGCTGGGAGGagataagaagagaaagaggcaaATGATCCCGTTCTGA